One genomic region from Gossypium hirsutum isolate 1008001.06 chromosome D13, Gossypium_hirsutum_v2.1, whole genome shotgun sequence encodes:
- the LOC107892466 gene encoding uncharacterized protein, translated as MTALVKGKGPMQSPDVVEPPQSRANQDPLYPPGFTPPHVHAMQRVYPQREPTGLEQHPAPSAHLGQGISNFPDLDDPVEVARLRIDDNNAQDKYRILEERIKAVEGAEVFSALSVKELSLVLDLVLPPKFKAPDFEKYDGTRCPKAHLIMFCRKMTGYVNDDKLLVHCFQDSLAGSALRWYNQLSRERIRSWKDLASAFCEQYRHVSDMVPDRLTLGKEADRDFSAICTKIEGYLCSGSATKDFADIVISGELIKNTVKSGRMEGPESSKRAVPVKKKEAEAHMVGTESHSAPNSYPAQPRPHYRPPSNFYFPPQGPYYQAPPSYPVYAVNNPRPFTVFPPNTMPAQSQPKNEPRPGRPNPERPQFTPIPVSYGELYPKLLEKQLISPHYMAPLKPPYPRWYDPNANCMYHAGNQGHSTEKCIAFKRRVQGLIDEGVLRFDGVSNVTGNPLPNHTGRNVNAVTNEDNWRAKGYVTEIKTPLRKVWEMMIENGLLCPSSKILKEESTKDQNFCDFHGVQGIDRPLVIYYEAKKEEVSREVKPSLIIEVPAPFSYKDNKAVTWKYDVNIIAPECEKSKVMIEDVSEVGHFTRSGRCYSPGTVEPKKKVTGPNQKGKAPMYEVEDDLETQLEWANNLNADNFISFSDDEIPPNGRGSVKALHITTNCKGYILPNVLIDNGSALNVMPLATLSRMPVDMSYLRPCHSIVMDITPSYSCLLERHWIHSAGAVPSSLHQKVKFIMDSRLITVGGEKDIVASISTNTPYIEISEDAVECSFRSLEFINATFVAEGNKIPIPKLSRNTRTGIKLTVGKGARARKGLGKYQQGMVRALKPTHHKGRYGLGFKPDIHQRRKQLQKDRERRIVRASGQELGWDPLVYPSLSRTFTSAGVMYPGQNNSQVTLLIEKSLQNISLNAIDNESDAIKNASMIRPCPPGYVLNNWTAVDFLVVSKSPSE; from the exons ATGACGGCCttggtcaaaggaaagggacctaTGCAGAGTCCTGATGTCGTAGAGCCGCCTCAGTCAAGAGCTAATCAAGACCCACTTTATCCCCCAGGATTTACTCCACCTCATGTCCACGCAATGCAAAGAGTATACCCCCAAAGGGAACCGACAGGCCTAGAACAACATCCTGCTCCATCTGCTCATTTAGGACAAGGAAT ATCCAATTTTCCAGACTTAGATGATCCTGTAGAAGTAGCAAGGCTGAGAATTGATGACAATAACGCTCAAGATAAGTATAGGATCCTAGAAGAGAGGATCAAGGCAGTAGAAGGCGCTGAAGTTTTCTCTGCTTTGAGTGtcaaagagctcagtttggtaCTTGATTTGGTCCTACCCCCAAAATTTAAGGCacctgattttgagaagtatgacGGAACAAGATGTCCAAAGGCGCATCTGATCATGTTTTGCCGAAAGATGACTGGTTATGTAAACGATGATAAATTGTTGGTACACTGCTTTCAGGATAGTTTGGCTGGCTCGGCTCTTCGATGGTATAATCAGCTCAGTAGAGAGAGAATTCGATCATGGAAGGATTTGGCGTCAGCATTCTGTGAGCAATATAGGCATGTTTcggatatggtgcctgatcgatTAACTTTAGGAAAAGAAGCCGACAGAGACTTTTCGGCAATATGCACAAAGATAGAGGGATATCTCTGCTCAG gaagtgccacaaaagaCTTTgcagatattgtaatatctggggAACTTATTAAAAATACCGTCAAAAGCGGGAGAATGGAGGGCCCTGAGAGTTCGAAGAGGGCAGTTCCCGTAAAGAAAAAGGAGGCAGAGGCCCATATGGTTGGAACCGAGAGCCACTCTGCCCCCAATTCGTATCCCGCCCAACCACGACCTCATTATCGTCCACCTTCAAACTTCTACTTTCCTCCTCAAGGTCCTTACTATCAAGCACCTCCGTCTTACCCCGTTTATGCTGTGAATAACCCAAGACCATTTACCGTGTTCCCACCAAACACCATGCCTGCACAAAGCCAACCCAAAAATGAACCAAGACCAGGAAGACCCAATCCTGAAAGACCTCAGTTTACTCCAATTCCTGTATCATATGGAGAGTTATACCCGAAGCTGTTGGAAAAACAGTTAATATCCCCACATTACATGGCACCTCTGAAGCCTCCATACCCGAGGTGGTATGATCCTAACGCTAACTGCATGTATCACGCTGGGAATCAGGGACACTCTACAGAAAAATGCATTGCTTTTAAAAGAAGGGTTCAAGGTCTTATTGATGAAGGCGTTTTACGATTCGACGGTGTTAGCAACGTGACGGGAAATCCTCTTCCTAACCATACTGGCAGGAATGTAAATGCGGTAACAAACGAAGATAATTGGCGAGCCAAAGGTTATGTTACCGAAATAAAGACACCTTTGCGGAAGGTATGGGAGATGATGATCGAAAATGGCTTGCTCTGTCCGTCTAGTAAGATTCTCAAAGAAGAAAGTACAAAAGACCAGAATTTCTGTGATTTTCATGGCGTCCAAGG CATCGATAGACCTTTGGTGATTTATTACGAGGCAAAGAAGGAAGAGGTTAGTCGAGAAGTTAAACCGAGTTTGATAATCGAAGTACCTGCTCCTTTCTCTTACAAGGACAACAAAGCAGTGACGTGGAAATATGATGTCAATATCATTGCGCCTGAATGTGAAAAGTCAAAGGTTATGATTGAAGATGTCAGTGAAGTAGGACATTTTACTCGCAGCGGAAGGTGTTATTCTCCCGGGACGGTTGAACCAAAGAAGAAGGTTACTGGCCCGAACCAAAAAGGAAAAGCACCAATGTATGAGGTTGAGGATGATCTTGAAACGCAACTTGA gtgggcaAATAATCTAAATGCAgataatttcatctcttttagtgatgacgaaataccgccaaatggtagggGCTCCGTAAAAGCATTGCACATCACAACCAATTGCAAAGGTTACATATTACCAAATGTACTCATCGACAATGGATCTGCACTCAATGTtatgcctttggccacgctttctAGGATGCCGGTTGATATGTCCTATCTGAGGCCTTGTCATtctata GTCATGGATATCACGCCTTCATACAGTTGCCTCTTAGAAAGacattggatccattctgctggggCGGTTCCTTCATCTCTCCATCAAAAAGTAAAATTCATCATGGATAGCCGCCTGATTACTGTTGGTGGTGAGAAAGAcatcgtcgcatctatctctaCTAATACACCCTACATCGAAATAAGCGAAGATGCCGTAGAATGTTCTTTCCGCTCCTTGGAATTTATCAATGCTACATTTGTTGCTGAAGGGAATAAGATCCCCATTCCCAAACTGTCAAGGAATACCAGGACGGGAATTAAGCTGACTGTGGGAAAAGGAGCTCGAGCGAGGAAAGGTTTGGGAAAATATCAACAAGGGATGGTTAGAGCCTTAAAACCAACGCACCACAAGGGTCGGTACGGTTTAGGGTTCAAGCCAGATATACATCAACGAAGAAAACAGTTGCAGAAAGATCGAGAGAGAAGAATCGTAAGGGCTTCAGGCCAGGAATTGGGATGGGATCCGTTAGTGTATCCTTCTTTGTCAAGAACTTTTACATCAGCAGGAGTGATGTACCCAGGGCAGAACAACTCGCAAGTCACATTATTGATTGAAAAGAGTCTTCAGAATATCAGCCTAAATGCTATTGACAATGAGAGTGATGCAATTAAGAATGCTTcaatgatacgcccttgtcctccaGGATATGTTTTGAACAACTGGACTGCTGTGGACTTCCTTGTAGTTTCTAAGTCCCCTTCAGAGTAA